One window of the Deltaproteobacteria bacterium genome contains the following:
- a CDS encoding zinc dependent phospholipase C family protein: MILLKITFFFAAFGVFDFLFPGGAWAWGPGVHTVIATGLLGDLQSLLPLVAENIRAYPLEFLYGNLAADFFVGKGIKPREGHSHNWETGFRLMKEARGEREASYAYGFLSHLAADVIAHNYFIPIMIQKTSSWGRMGHLYWETASDCFVGPVYTKIAKEILSMEQLGCDELLISAVGKKKGLRARRRIFTQSVKLSDYLSGSPPRFLINRGLRRELFPVFLASMISLSYRSAKDVLLRPDGAPCLTRDPIGSRNLLLAGKRAFRRRLFGSPRRSRRFEIDGELLSL, encoded by the coding sequence ATGATATTATTGAAAATCACCTTTTTTTTCGCAGCCTTCGGGGTTTTCGATTTTCTTTTCCCGGGCGGTGCATGGGCCTGGGGCCCGGGGGTGCACACCGTCATCGCAACGGGTCTTCTGGGAGACCTCCAGTCGCTTCTTCCCCTTGTAGCGGAAAATATCAGGGCCTATCCCCTGGAGTTTCTTTATGGAAACTTGGCTGCTGACTTTTTCGTGGGAAAGGGTATCAAGCCGAGGGAGGGGCATTCCCACAACTGGGAAACCGGATTCAGACTGATGAAGGAGGCAAGGGGTGAGCGGGAGGCATCCTATGCCTATGGGTTCCTTTCCCATCTCGCCGCCGATGTGATCGCCCACAATTATTTTATACCGATAATGATCCAGAAGACCTCTTCCTGGGGAAGAATGGGACATCTCTATTGGGAGACCGCGTCGGATTGCTTCGTCGGCCCGGTGTATACAAAAATAGCGAAGGAAATACTGAGCATGGAACAGCTCGGGTGTGACGAGCTGTTGATATCCGCTGTCGGAAAGAAGAAGGGCCTTCGGGCCAGGCGGCGGATCTTTACCCAATCCGTGAAATTGTCGGATTACCTGAGCGGTTCCCCGCCCCGGTTTTTGATCAACAGGGGCTTACGCCGGGAGCTGTTTCCTGTTTTTCTCGCTTCCATGATTTCCCTGTCCTATCGATCGGCGAAGGATGTGCTCTTACGCCCTGATGGGGCCCCCTGCCTCACCCGCGACCCCATAGGAAGCCGGAACCTCCTGTTGGCCGGCAAAAGGGCCTTTCGAAGGAGACTGTTCGGGAGCCCACGCCGCTCCCGCCGGTTCGAGATCGACGGGGAACTTCTCAGCCTTTAA